A stretch of Dyella sp. BiH032 DNA encodes these proteins:
- a CDS encoding NAD(P)-dependent alcohol dehydrogenase produces the protein MRAYQLNAFGIDHLQLTEQPAPRPGPGQVLVKMEAASLNFRDHLLVNGTLYRDVALPLTPVSDGAGTVLEVGEGVTRFRPGDRVTTFYKARWLAGAMRPEWEGADLGGPGPGAMRELACYDAYTLARTPSHMSALQAATLPIAALTAWTALEQAHVTAGQTVLLLGTGGVSLFAMQLAKARGAKVILLSSSDEKLERAKTLGTDIGINYARHPAWAPLVREATDGRGADTVIETVGASTFRQSVQATAMHGFIGIVGFMGGREAEVPLVDAILKRIHLQGISVASLEDHEKMVRALEAIQLQPVLDAVYGFGELRAAFEHLAGGKHFGKIGIDFTK, from the coding sequence ATGCGCGCCTATCAGCTCAACGCCTTCGGCATCGACCATCTCCAGCTCACCGAACAGCCGGCACCCCGTCCCGGCCCGGGCCAGGTGCTGGTGAAGATGGAAGCCGCCTCCCTCAATTTCCGCGACCACCTGCTGGTGAACGGCACGCTCTACCGCGACGTCGCGCTTCCGCTGACCCCCGTCTCCGACGGCGCCGGCACCGTACTGGAAGTCGGCGAAGGCGTGACCCGCTTCCGCCCAGGCGACCGCGTCACCACCTTCTACAAGGCCCGCTGGCTCGCCGGCGCCATGCGTCCGGAATGGGAAGGCGCCGACCTCGGCGGCCCCGGCCCCGGTGCCATGCGCGAACTGGCGTGCTACGACGCCTACACGCTGGCCCGCACGCCATCGCACATGAGCGCACTGCAGGCCGCCACCCTCCCCATCGCCGCGCTCACCGCCTGGACCGCACTGGAACAGGCACACGTCACCGCGGGCCAGACCGTCCTGCTGCTTGGCACCGGCGGCGTTTCCCTGTTCGCGATGCAGTTGGCGAAAGCCCGCGGCGCGAAGGTGATCCTGCTTTCCTCCAGCGACGAGAAGCTGGAACGCGCCAAGACGCTCGGCACGGACATCGGCATCAACTACGCCCGCCATCCAGCCTGGGCGCCCCTGGTCCGGGAAGCCACGGACGGACGCGGCGCGGATACCGTCATCGAAACCGTAGGCGCCTCCACGTTCCGCCAATCGGTACAAGCCACGGCGATGCACGGCTTCATCGGCATCGTCGGCTTCATGGGCGGACGCGAGGCCGAGGTGCCGCTGGTCGACGCCATCCTCAAGCGCATCCACCTCCAGGGCATCTCCGTCGCGTCGCTCGAAGATCACGAAAAGATGGTGCGCGCCCTGGAGGCCATCCAACTGCAGCCGGTACTCGATGCGGTCTACGGCTTTGGCGAACTACGGGCGGCGTTCGAGCATCTGGCGGGCGGGAAGCATTTTGGGAAGATCGGTATTGATTTCACTAAGTGA